GTGCACTCCTAACTAGTGTTCTTTTGTAAAGTtcttttctaaatttcaaattctattagtaaattctaaaattttaaagatattttaaaaaattttaaaaaattaattagaatattttggcCGATCAGAGATATACgggatatttttaaattttgaagaattaaaaattatcccaaaatataattaaataccattttaatagaaaaattataacaTTATGTTTGGCCgaattctttattattttgtacgacacaatccatacaaatatatatttatataaatatataatctgATGGTTTTTTAGCGCTTACGTGTCGGGCTCTCCTTAATTTCACCCCTCCGTCTCTCTCTTTTCTAACTATATCTTTGTCTTTTCACCTCTTCAAGaagctttttcactttccaaTATGTAATAATTATTCTCACATTTCCAAGAGGTTTTTTCATCTttccaaatataataattcatCTCTCATTCCCAATGAGCCTTTTCACTTTCCCAAGAGATTTCTTTATCTTCCCAAGATGTAATAATTCTTATCACTTTCTCAATAGGCCTTTTCACCTTTCTAAAGGTAATATTTCTTCTCACCTTTCCaataagggcctgtttggatacaCAGTAAAATATCTTCAcggaatttataaactgtggtttcggtctagataaaatagagaatcttgcaactctaaaaaattccacggattcaatttttaaactgtatTGGTAGATTGTACATTTCacagaatttttctaaaattttagattaaaagattaaatttaaaatttcaaaaatatttaaatttaaaatttcatatgtgaaagtgtgaattttgaatttgaatttttaaagttttaaatgtcAGAATTTGATTAcagtttataatttaaagattaaattaaatttttttaatgttttaaatttttaagtttaattttaaaataaaaatttaatattatattttgaatttgaaatttagaaattttaaatttaaaataaatttaaatttaaagtttagttaaaaataaattaaaatttaaagttaaattgaaatttgaactatgagaTCTTTgagatttgaattaaattttaaaatttgaaatttgaatttaattttaaatttataatttaaagttaaatttaaaatttaaagttttgaaatttaaaattaaaatttaattaattaatttaattatatttgaaatttttatttaaatagaaatttaaattttaaaatttaaaaaaattaatttaaaattttaaagttaaaatttgaaatttgaaatttaatttgcaatttgaaattgaaatttaatttgaattgaaattggaatttaaatttgaatatttgaaatttgaatttaatttgaatttgaatattgaatttaatattgatttcgaatttgaaatttcaattttgaaatttgaaattaaatagttgaaatttaatttgaatttagacatttgaaatttgaaattttgaaatttgaaatttgtaaaatttaaatttgaatttaaattaaatttaatttaaaatttaaatttaaattttaaattttaaaatttaaaatttaaaatgtgatatttcaaatttcaaattttaaattttaaattttaaatctatgttgaaatttaaaatctatgttgaaatttaaaattttatgttaaaatttaaaagttagaacttgATGCATTTTTTTGAATAAGGGAGCTCAAGAATGgtagaatttttttcctttggttagagtggattatacttttactccattttttggagtatagtttaactatactccaaaaattatgttactttttttcctcccaaacgcttcataggatatttttcctaccgccgtagcatagtttaactatgctatgTTTTCAGgagtatccaaacggggcctaagcCTTTTTACCTTCccaagaaataataatttttctctttgtatAACTCTCTCTTATGCAATGACATTCTACATTTTCTTATATGCAATAATTCTATACCACACACAATAATTACTGAGTTTTTAGAGTTTGGAGAAAGCCATTTCAAAAGCTTTGCTGAAGTTCTCCTCCTCATTCTCCTTAAGTTAGTTGCCGTGCTCCTTTAAGTTCCGATCGATTTAAAGTGTTGGTCATGGCTAGCCCAATCTACAACCACAACACTGCGATTCTATCCTACGgtcgatttattttttaaaaaattaatatctttccACATATTtcacttggttttttttttcagttcatGACAAAATGTTCAACAAAAATGCTTCAGAAtattatccattttttttttatctatatttttgattcaaacaattaattattttttagatgtataaatatctaattgttagtatatttattttatattgatttgtataaaaaaagatttatgGAGGATAAGAGTTGAACTACCTCATACTTACCTTTGCATTTATTATCCAAATGTTGATGaaatgcaaatttttatttaatttagagatCCTTTCCGCTATAATATTTAACTACCATGTAATTGATTATTAATGtgtagtttataaaaaaatttcaataaaatatagttatttaattttatagcgatttttttttttagtgtaaacttttaatattgaattgataaatgttatgatattgaggagaaaaatattaatattttttttctaaatggaacatgcattaaatttttaatttttaatttttaatttttaattttttaattttttaatattataattattacttaattaaaatctttatttttaatcCGCAAGGAAGGCGCGGTTTCTACTACTTAAAGTAAAATTATTGTGAgacatattttttatatgtcaTATAACTGCTATACAAATGTTTTCTTTCTTCATTTAggtcattttaaatataattcgAGTTTAATATGTTGGAGATTAAAGTGGCTAATGAATCAAACGCGAAGTAAGTGTGAACGCTAATTTTAAGCTCAGCATGCCGAAGGGTATTAGAGGTTGCGTCATCTTCCCCCGCCTCGAGCTTATGATAAGTTGGAAAAGCATAGCTATGACTTGATTCGCACTTGAATGATTGAAGCGTCACATTCGGAGCTTGTTGATCCCCAGTCAACTTGTGTTTTACTAAAAGCGAAGATCTAGCTTCATttaattatctataatttatttttgcaaaactCAGAaaagttaaatacatcaaatctaattctaatttagTGTTGGTTTAgtaacttagggttttgggtttaaaaagttttattataaatagaatcctaaaattataactcccatttaaaattttttaatcgttataaatttacaaaaatttaaattgccTTTTTGCATTTTCGTTTTGaaccaaaaaattcaaaattgtagAAATAGATATAATGTGGcaatgtatataatattatatataaataatatatatatatatatatataaatttgtataaaaatatataaatataataaagtatATGTGATTTCTGAACTCACTGTTGAGCTCTTAATATCGAATGGATCTTAAACTCTAATTTGTATTTTGGCGTGAAAAAATAGAGAATACCCGAgctgaaaaattctagaatcaATGTTCTGAACTCTATTTAACGAacgatttgattttgagcccattttaagtcgaatataaattaatttgcgAACATTGAGCTAGATTGCCGGCCATAGTTCCAAGCCCAACCTTGAGACCTTTTACCTGAACTAGAACAAGTTTGGGTTACATGCCTTACATAGCTCTGGTCAAGTTGAAAGGCTTGTTAATACATAACTAATTTACATAaatttatgtaaaaaatatttttcactgcTGTTTACTTGATATGAAGTTAATTTTGAAACTATagttattctctttttttaaacttattttataaaaaaatttcacatctgcacggaagaagatgaaaaaggTTATAGCAGTTAACTTTTTATGCCTCTTTCATAATCAACTTTGTGATCACTAATTGAATATGAAATcaattatgataatttaaaaaaataaaattagatataaattttatttatatatttattattatggaTATGAATCTAAAACAATTTGGGCCCTCGGCTTCGTGGAAACAAACAATATCTCCGTACCGAAATAAATTAAGAAGCAACGCCAAACACTCACGGCGCTGGGAAGCTGGAAACGTTTCCGCCACTCGTTTAGATCATCGCCGAATCCTGCGTGTCTGAGCAGCGAATACGAGCGCAGGATAACTTCCCACACTCGAACACACCAGAACCCGACCAACGCTGTCAGCACAATTTTTAACTCTCCTACCCTCCCCTCTCTGCCCTGCTGCTCAGCTATCATCTCTCCCccatctcttcttcctctcagaCAGACATATTTCCTTATCCCGACATATCCAAATACACCGAACGGCTATTTAGGGTTTGGTCTAAGCCAAGAATGACCGCGGCGGTGGAATCCCTCCAATCCCTCACCCCGCGCGACATCCCCGCCCACCATTCCCGCTCCCTCTCcgactcttcttcttctccttccaaGAAGAAGCAGTCGATCCTCTTCCCCTTCCGCTTCTCCGCGAAGCCGcactctttctcctcctcctcctcctcctcctcctcctcgctccCCTTCCGCCGAAACCCTAGCCGCCCCCGATTCAGTTCGTGGGACGGCCCCATTTTGTTCAATCCGAAGTGGTCTCCTTCCACCGAGATCCGCGCGAAGGGCTCTCGCGAGCAGGGGAGCGAGAGCCCTCCTCCCGGGGATAACCCCACCGACGCCGCGTCGCCGAAGAGCGGCCAAGGGATCAACAAGCCCGCCGCGGCGTCGCCGAAGCCCCCGCCGTCGCCTTCCTCGCCTTCCCCGTCGGCTCCGCCGCGCCGCGATAATCGCCTGAAGGGCGGGTTGtggcgccgcggcggcggcgggggcggcggcgggcgaTGGCAGTGGCACCCGATAATTCCGGCGCAGGAGATGGGCGTCCTTCTTCTGCAGCTCGGGATCGTCATCTTCACCGTGCGGATGCTCCGCCCCGGGGTTCCGCTCCCTGGGTCGGAGCCGAAGCCGCCGACTACGTATATAAGCGTGCCGTTCAGCGATTTCTTGAGCAAGGTTAACAGTGATCAGGTGCAGAAGGTGGAGGTGGACGGGGTGCATATAATGTTTCGGTTGAGGTCGGAGCCCGGAGCTTCGGAGGTGGAGGCGAGACGGCCGgagccggaggaggaggatttgatTAGGAATGCCGCACCAACGAAGAGAATTGTGTATACTACGACTCGCCCGGCGGATATTAAGACGCCGTACGAGAAGATGATTGATAATCAGGTTGAGTTTGGATCGCCGGACAAGCGCTCCGGCGGTTTCATGAACTCCGCCTTGGTAAGACTTCTTGGTTCATATGTGTTGTTGATTTATGCATTGTGCTCCAAGAATTTTGTGGAAATGGCATCTAGATTGTACATTCGACACACTGTTTTGTTACGTATGCCAAGCGCCGAAATCTATTAGAAAGATTTCTGAGGTTCTATGAAGCTACTAAATGCGGGgaatttcttttgttattttaattcATGTAACCTTGCATACacgtttttttgaaaaaaaaaaaaaaatctagttttcAATGTTTGATATGATGTGAAGAGAATAGGAACTTTAATGAATAATACGGGAATTCCTCTTGGCCGAGCAGTTTCAGATTAATGATCTTCTCTAAtactttctttttgtagttgctTTAAAATTAGGAAAGTAATGTACCTCAACATGttggattttcttttatgtaatGATGAAAACAATGCAGTATGATGCATGTTTATTTGGTATTAGTTTCACTTTTCTGTAGCAAATAATCCTGTGAGAAGTACTATCGACGGCAATAGCAATTACATACGGTAGGATGAATAAATCGCCATGCTAGTCTACTACTCTTGACACTAGTATCCCCCTTAAAACTAGAGTTCGTATGAAGGATTTTTGTCTCTATCCCTGGAGTGGAAATCCTTTAACCGAACATTgcattaaaaaaagagaagtttGTTGTTTGGACAAAAAGCGAGAAATCTTTAGTTATTATATAGTTGATTTGCGTATAGTTGGAATTGATTGCGTATCTTGTCGTGCCTTATGCTGACCTAACTCATATTGGTCCAGACTCCAAAAACGTCGCATGAAAATAGTAAACGACATACGGAGATTTTATGTTTGGGTACCTTTAATTAATGAGTATATCACATGGCTTGTCTTGATTGGCATACCTCCATGACAAAGTAGAACCACAGTGATGGTATAGTGCGTGTCAAACTGACACAATTATACTTTCGATATATGCGAGTTTGTGTTGATCCCGCAGTGGTACAATGTAATGCTGGCCTGTATGTTTTTAGTTCCTTTGGAGGCTTGACAATACCATCCATGCCTCTAATGGGATcatatgaatatttttataaagttgaAAAGCACGCAAACATTTATGAATGATAGGAAATGCGGAATGTCCATATTACTGTAAATAGATTTAAAACGTGTAATAGAAATACTGAAATGGATTTTTGATGCccaaacatattaaatatttaaatatttggatAGCATTTTGTAGCTGTATAAGGATTTTCATGTTGTATTGCCACTTCTGGAATTTCCTACACTGTATCTCACCTTTGGCTTATTTGTTTATAGATTGCCCTTTTTTATATTGCTTTACTTGCTGGGGTTCTGCAACGGTTCCCAATAAGTTTTTCTCAGGTTTGGACAGATCTGCTCCCCCTGTGTTCACTACTTAAGGTTGTACTTGCTCTCACAAATATGGTTTCTCAAAACTGTGGCATTTCTGCATTGCCAGAATACAGCAGGCCAGCTGAGGAACCGAAAGAGTTCGAGCTCTGGCGGAGCAAAGGTATTAGAGCAAGCTGATGTTGTCACGTTTGCTGATGTGGCCGGTGTAGACGAGGCTAAAGAAGAGTTGGAAGAAATTGTGGTATGTGAGATTATTGTATTATACCAAATTCTTTATCTTTTTACCTTTGTTAACATTTTGATTGAGATCGGAGGACTAAAATGTCAACTAATTGTATCCCTTTTTCTCAGGAGTTCCTTAAGAATCCAGAAAAATATATCCGGCTTGGTGCTCGACCTCCTCGAGGAGTCTTGCTGGTGAGATCAGCAACAGATATCTAATATAACTTCATTACATTCCAACTTTGATAGCGACTGTATTCTTATTTGTTATGCAGGTGGGTCTTCCTGGGACAGGTAAAACACTTCTTGCAAAAGCTGTAGCTGGGGAAGCTGAAGTTCCCTTCATTAGTTGTTCAGCTAGTGAATTTGTAGAATTGTATGTGGGTATGGGTGCTTCTCGAGTACGAGATCTATTTGCAAGGGCAAAAAAGGAGGCACCATCTATCATATTTATTGATGAGGTGAACTACATTCAACAATGAGCAGCTATGTAACTGTTGATTATCAATTTCTCTGCATTATTATGTTTGCtcatcttccttttcttccccTTTTCGATGCAGATTGATGCTGTGGCAAAAAGCCGTGATGGTCGATTCCGAATCGTCAGCAATGATGAGCGAGAACAAACTCTCAACCAATTGCTAACTGTGAGCAGATCGAAAAgttttttcttgattttcaaTCCTCCTCTAGTATCATTGTGTATTATACTTTCCATTCTTGTCCAGGAAATGGATGGATTTGACAGCAACTCTGCGGTTATTGTTCTGGGAGCAACTAATCGTGCAGATGTGCTGGACCCCGCACTTCGCCGTCCAGGGAGGTTTGATCGTGTTGTTATGGTTGGTGTTTTTG
This genomic window from Ananas comosus cultivar F153 linkage group 3, ASM154086v1, whole genome shotgun sequence contains:
- the LOC109707531 gene encoding ATP-dependent zinc metalloprotease FTSH 7, chloroplastic-like, with the translated sequence MTAAVESLQSLTPRDIPAHHSRSLSDSSSSPSKKKQSILFPFRFSAKPHSFSSSSSSSSSSLPFRRNPSRPRFSSWDGPILFNPKWSPSTEIRAKGSREQGSESPPPGDNPTDAASPKSGQGINKPAAASPKPPPSPSSPSPSAPPRRDNRLKGGLWRRGGGGGGGGRWQWHPIIPAQEMGVLLLQLGIVIFTVRMLRPGVPLPGSEPKPPTTYISVPFSDFLSKVNSDQVQKVEVDGVHIMFRLRSEPGASEVEARRPEPEEEDLIRNAAPTKRIVYTTTRPADIKTPYEKMIDNQVEFGSPDKRSGGFMNSALIALFYIALLAGVLQRFPISFSQNTAGQLRNRKSSSSGGAKVLEQADVVTFADVAGVDEAKEELEEIVEFLKNPEKYIRLGARPPRGVLLVGLPGTGKTLLAKAVAGEAEVPFISCSASEFVELYVGMGASRVRDLFARAKKEAPSIIFIDEIDAVAKSRDGRFRIVSNDEREQTLNQLLTEMDGFDSNSAVIVLGATNRADVLDPALRRPGRFDRVVMVETPDRLGREAILKVHASKKELPLGGDVDLHDIASMTTGFTGADLANLVNEAALLAGRSNKEVVEKIDFILAVERSIAGIEKKHAKLQGSEKAVVARHEAGHAVVGTAVANLLPWQPRVEKLSILPRSGGALGFTYTPPTTEDRYLLFIDELRGRLVTLMGGRAAEEVAYSGRVSTGALDDIKRATDMAYKAVAEYGLSQTIGPISLATLSGGGLDEPGGVSPWGRDQGPLVDLVQREVKQLLQSALEVALSVVRANPTVLEGLGAYLEEKEKVEGEELKEWLKLVVAPAELAFFIRGKNTNLQLEAGS